In the Takifugu flavidus isolate HTHZ2018 chromosome 11, ASM371156v2, whole genome shotgun sequence genome, one interval contains:
- the LOC130533408 gene encoding inactive pancreatic lipase-related protein 1-like isoform X1, whose amino-acid sequence MNTMWSLSVFCLLVSATYATQVCFEGLGCFADGPPWGGTDQRPVSILPSHPDEIGTRFLLFTQRNRYYQEIKADETVEASNYSGMRTSRFILPGYLLEGDEDWPQRMCKEMVKRENVNCIAVEWKKGVKTRYAQAANNIRVVAAQVAAMITFLMDNYKQTAGKFHMIGHSLGAHAAGDVGSRIPGLARITGLDPSEPYFQGTSAAVSLDVTDANFVDVIHTDGLPFDPKLGLGMSQSVGHIDFYPNGGQLMPGCSTNRGDPSDLDAIWLGDKKFDACNHVRAYEYYIESLEKPQGFMGYPCPNKDSFADGKCFPCGHTECPLMGHRADRFTGTEDTSITKYFLTTGSKAPFRRYSYRVSVTLAGPILPNVGFMFVALVGKYGSTKEHQLHVGTLISGRTYELLLDAQLDVGDVTEVQFRWNNHIIDPLRPKFGAEKVVLQRGKDKEIRSFCGRANVAENEVQSVLLCEV is encoded by the exons ATGAACACCATGTGGAGTTTGAGTGTGTTCTGCCTCCTCGTCAGCGCCACATATG CCACTCAGGTCTGCTTCGAGGGGCTTGGCTGCTTTGCTGATGGTCCTCCCTGGGGGGGCACTGATCAGAGACCCGTTTCCATTCTGCCTTCACACCCTGATGAGATTGGCACTCGTTTTCTCCTGTTCACCCAGAGGAACCGCTACTATCAG GAAATTAAGGCTGATGAAACCGTCGAGGCATCAAACTACAGTGGGATGAGGACGAGTCGCTTCATCCTTCCTGGTTATTTGCTAGAAGGAGATGAAGACTGGCCTCAGCGCATGTGCAAG GAAATGGTCAAGAGGGAGAACGTGAACTGCATAGCTGTGGAGTGGAAAAAGGGTGTGAAGACTCGATACGCTCAGGCTGCCAATAACATCCGGGTGGTGGCGGCCCAGGTGGCAGCAATGATCACATTCCTCATG GACAACTACAAGCAGACTGCTGGGAAATTCCACATGATTGGACACAGTCTTGGAGCACATGCTGCAGGAGACGTTGGCAGTCGAATCCCTGGCCTGGCGCGCATCACAG GACTGGACCCAAGTGAACCCTACTTCCAGGGAACcagtgctgctgtcagtctgGACGTCACTGATGCCAACTTTGTGGATGTCATCCACACTGACGGACTTCCTTTTGACCCTAAACTTG GTCTGGGGATGTCACAGTCTGTGGGACACATTGACTTTTACCCCAATGGCGGACAGCTGATGCCGGGCTGCTCCACCAACAGAGGAGACCCCAGTGACCTTGATGCCATCTGGCTAG GTGACAAAAAGTTTGATGCCTGCAACCACGTTCGAGCATACGAATACTACATTGAGAGCTTGGAAAAACCTCAAGGCTTTATGGGATATCCATGTCCCAACAAGGACTCGTTTGCTGAT GGAAAGTGTTTCCCATGTGGACACACTGAATGTCCTCTAATGGGCCACCGTGCTGATAGGTtcactgggacagaggacacGTCCATAACAAAGTATTTCCTCACCACTGGCAGTAAAGCGCCTTTTAGAC GTTACAGCTACAGGGTGTCGGTGACCCTGGCTGGTCCGATACTGCCCAACGTTGGCTTCATGTTTGTGGCACTCGTTGGAAAGTATGGAAGCACCAAAGAACACCAGCTCCATGT AGGCACCTTGATATCCGGAAGGACGTATGAGTTGTTGCTGGATGCCCAGCTGGACGTGGGGGACGTGACAGAGGTCCAGTTTCGATGGAACAACCACATCATTGACCCCCTGAGACCCAAGTTTGGAGCAGAGAAGGTGGtgctgcagagaggaaaagacaaagagaT CAGGTCCTTCTGTGGAAGAGCAAACGTGGCAGAGAATGAAGTCCAGTCCGTGCTCCTGTGTGAGGTGTAA
- the LOC130533408 gene encoding inactive pancreatic lipase-related protein 1-like isoform X2 has translation MNTMWSLSVFCLLVSATYATQVCFEGLGCFADGPPWGGTDQRPVSILPSHPDEIGTRFLLFTQRNRYYQEIKADETVEASNYSGMRTSRFILPGYLLEGDEDWPQRMCKEMVKRENVNCIAVEWKKGVKTRYAQAANNIRVVAAQVAAMITFLMDNYKQTAGKFHMIGHSLGAHAAGDVGSRIPGLARITGLDPSEPYFQGTSAAVSLDVTDANFVDVIHTDGLPFDPKLGLGMSQSVGHIDFYPNGGQLMPGCSTNRGDPSDLDAIWLGDKKFDACNHVRAYEYYIESLEKPQGFMGYPCPNKDSFADGKCFPCGHTECPLMGHRADRFTGTEDTSITKYFLTTGSKAPFRRYSYRVSVTLAGPILPNVGFMFVALVGKYGSTKEHQLHVGTLISGRTYELLLDAQLDVGDVTEVQFRWNNHIIDPLRPKFGAEKVVLQRGKDKEMSFCGRANVAENEVQSVLLCEV, from the exons ATGAACACCATGTGGAGTTTGAGTGTGTTCTGCCTCCTCGTCAGCGCCACATATG CCACTCAGGTCTGCTTCGAGGGGCTTGGCTGCTTTGCTGATGGTCCTCCCTGGGGGGGCACTGATCAGAGACCCGTTTCCATTCTGCCTTCACACCCTGATGAGATTGGCACTCGTTTTCTCCTGTTCACCCAGAGGAACCGCTACTATCAG GAAATTAAGGCTGATGAAACCGTCGAGGCATCAAACTACAGTGGGATGAGGACGAGTCGCTTCATCCTTCCTGGTTATTTGCTAGAAGGAGATGAAGACTGGCCTCAGCGCATGTGCAAG GAAATGGTCAAGAGGGAGAACGTGAACTGCATAGCTGTGGAGTGGAAAAAGGGTGTGAAGACTCGATACGCTCAGGCTGCCAATAACATCCGGGTGGTGGCGGCCCAGGTGGCAGCAATGATCACATTCCTCATG GACAACTACAAGCAGACTGCTGGGAAATTCCACATGATTGGACACAGTCTTGGAGCACATGCTGCAGGAGACGTTGGCAGTCGAATCCCTGGCCTGGCGCGCATCACAG GACTGGACCCAAGTGAACCCTACTTCCAGGGAACcagtgctgctgtcagtctgGACGTCACTGATGCCAACTTTGTGGATGTCATCCACACTGACGGACTTCCTTTTGACCCTAAACTTG GTCTGGGGATGTCACAGTCTGTGGGACACATTGACTTTTACCCCAATGGCGGACAGCTGATGCCGGGCTGCTCCACCAACAGAGGAGACCCCAGTGACCTTGATGCCATCTGGCTAG GTGACAAAAAGTTTGATGCCTGCAACCACGTTCGAGCATACGAATACTACATTGAGAGCTTGGAAAAACCTCAAGGCTTTATGGGATATCCATGTCCCAACAAGGACTCGTTTGCTGAT GGAAAGTGTTTCCCATGTGGACACACTGAATGTCCTCTAATGGGCCACCGTGCTGATAGGTtcactgggacagaggacacGTCCATAACAAAGTATTTCCTCACCACTGGCAGTAAAGCGCCTTTTAGAC GTTACAGCTACAGGGTGTCGGTGACCCTGGCTGGTCCGATACTGCCCAACGTTGGCTTCATGTTTGTGGCACTCGTTGGAAAGTATGGAAGCACCAAAGAACACCAGCTCCATGT AGGCACCTTGATATCCGGAAGGACGTATGAGTTGTTGCTGGATGCCCAGCTGGACGTGGGGGACGTGACAGAGGTCCAGTTTCGATGGAACAACCACATCATTGACCCCCTGAGACCCAAGTTTGGAGCAGAGAAGGTGGtgctgcagagaggaaaagacaaagagaT GTCCTTCTGTGGAAGAGCAAACGTGGCAGAGAATGAAGTCCAGTCCGTGCTCCTGTGTGAGGTGTAA